In Elusimicrobiota bacterium, a single genomic region encodes these proteins:
- a CDS encoding inosine/guanosine kinase, whose protein sequence is MKFPGKRKSKHYFPNADKGRIPFGNDTALPFGEIYIVGIDQLLVDIEARVEDAFLAELGIPKGESVLLDDARVEDVYSRLKDAGRISGEFAGGAIGNTLHNFSVLADDRSYLLGAITSHISVGDYAFHYVRNTSSRVMLSHLHPRRGPMGRAVCFVTPDGERSFGISRGIMDDYPAEALPEDLVARSSALVLTAYLLRNPSAPICAATLRAIEVANRNQVPVALALGTVSLVREKRDLLRSLIRRSVNVIAGNFREVGELTGVEDPLLAGQAALDLADLVLMTHDKQGLYLCAHVDEAHLRETADQIHSKSIPEYNRYEYSRAMLRRKCARPRKIYSHINPYLGGPSDIRSTNGAGDSALSALLHDIAANAHHRKASPKSPKHKDEYLTYSSIHQICKYANRVSYEVLRRNSPRLTHGLPEREDSLEEAYWSE, encoded by the coding sequence ATGAAATTCCCGGGCAAGCGCAAGAGCAAGCACTACTTCCCCAATGCCGACAAGGGCCGCATCCCCTTCGGCAACGACACCGCCCTGCCTTTCGGCGAGATCTACATCGTGGGCATCGACCAGCTCCTGGTGGACATCGAAGCCAGGGTCGAGGACGCCTTCCTCGCCGAGCTCGGCATCCCCAAGGGCGAATCCGTCCTGCTCGACGACGCCCGCGTGGAGGACGTCTATTCCCGCCTCAAAGACGCGGGCCGCATCTCCGGCGAGTTCGCCGGCGGCGCCATCGGCAACACTTTGCACAACTTCTCCGTGCTGGCCGACGACCGCAGCTACCTGCTGGGCGCCATCACCAGCCACATCAGCGTGGGCGACTACGCTTTCCACTACGTGCGCAACACCAGCTCGCGGGTCATGCTCTCGCACCTGCACCCGCGCCGCGGCCCCATGGGGCGCGCCGTCTGCTTCGTCACTCCGGACGGCGAGCGGAGCTTCGGCATCAGCCGCGGCATCATGGACGACTACCCGGCCGAGGCCCTTCCCGAGGACCTGGTCGCGCGCTCCAGCGCCTTGGTGCTCACCGCCTATCTCCTGCGCAACCCCTCCGCTCCCATCTGCGCGGCCACGCTGCGCGCCATAGAGGTGGCCAACCGGAACCAAGTCCCGGTGGCGCTGGCCCTGGGCACGGTCTCCTTGGTGCGCGAGAAGAGGGATCTCCTCCGCAGCCTGATCCGCCGCAGCGTCAACGTGATCGCGGGCAATTTCCGGGAAGTTGGGGAGCTCACCGGCGTGGAGGACCCGTTGCTGGCCGGGCAGGCGGCCCTGGACCTGGCCGACCTGGTCCTCATGACCCATGACAAGCAGGGCCTCTACCTGTGCGCGCACGTCGATGAGGCCCACTTGCGGGAGACCGCGGACCAGATCCACTCCAAGTCCATCCCGGAATACAACCGCTACGAGTACTCGCGCGCCATGCTCAGGCGCAAGTGCGCGCGTCCCCGGAAGATCTACTCCCACATCAACCCTTACCTGGGCGGGCCTTCGGACATCCGCAGCACCAACGGCGCCGGGGACTCGGCTCTCTCGGCGCTGCTCCATGACATCGCGGCCAACGCGCACCACCGCAAGGCGTCGCCGAAGTCGCCCAAGCACAAGGACGAGTACCTGACCTATTCCTCGATCCACCAGATCTGCAAGTACGCCAACCGGGTGAGCTACGAGGTGCTCAGGCGCAACTCCCCGCGCCTGACCCACGGCCTGCCCGAGCGCGAGGACAGCCTGGAAGAGGCCTACTGGTCGGAGTGA
- the argC gene encoding N-acetyl-gamma-glutamyl-phosphate reductase encodes MKRPSVAKTGKLSTAVLGATGYAGCELVRLLLRHPQAQPPLLLSREGEASSVRLDDLYPSLRGSAPLPLEPFSWDKLTQHGVQVLFLATPHELSRELAPEALERGLRVVDLSGAWRLKDPKNRAVYALTDRDAAKAARWDAEAVYGLPELHRKDLLGARLVANPGCYATSVILGLAPLARAGLIDRSAGVVCDSKSGVSGAGKKPTSKTHFVEVAGNFSAYSVFGHRHTGEILEQTGLDADELTFTPHLLPIPRGILSTLHVRLQRPVTTEQIDRLFRQAYDGEGFVRWFGPGALPQIQHSLYTNNCDLGFELAPGGRRLIVVSCLDNLMKGAAGQALQNMNVMCGFSEDEGLR; translated from the coding sequence ATGAAGAGACCTTCCGTCGCGAAGACCGGAAAGCTGAGCACCGCGGTCCTCGGCGCCACGGGCTACGCGGGCTGCGAGCTGGTGCGCCTGCTCCTGCGCCATCCCCAGGCCCAGCCCCCCCTCCTGCTCTCCCGGGAAGGCGAAGCCTCCTCCGTCCGGCTCGATGACCTCTATCCGTCGCTGCGCGGCTCCGCGCCGCTGCCTTTGGAGCCCTTCTCTTGGGACAAGCTCACGCAGCACGGAGTCCAGGTCTTGTTCCTGGCCACCCCGCACGAGCTCTCGCGCGAGTTGGCGCCCGAGGCGCTGGAGCGGGGCCTGCGCGTGGTGGACTTGAGCGGCGCCTGGCGCCTCAAGGACCCCAAGAACCGCGCGGTCTACGCCCTCACGGACCGCGACGCGGCCAAGGCGGCGCGCTGGGACGCCGAGGCCGTCTACGGCCTGCCCGAGCTCCATCGCAAGGATCTCTTGGGAGCCAGGCTCGTGGCCAACCCCGGCTGCTACGCCACCTCCGTCATCCTGGGCCTGGCGCCCCTGGCCCGGGCCGGGCTCATCGACCGCTCCGCCGGCGTGGTCTGCGACAGCAAGAGCGGCGTCAGCGGCGCGGGCAAGAAGCCCACCTCCAAGACCCATTTCGTGGAGGTCGCGGGGAATTTCTCCGCCTACTCGGTCTTCGGCCACCGCCACACCGGCGAGATCCTGGAGCAGACCGGCCTGGACGCCGACGAGCTCACCTTCACCCCGCACCTGCTCCCCATCCCGCGCGGGATCCTTTCCACCCTGCACGTCCGGCTGCAGAGGCCCGTCACGACCGAGCAGATCGACCGGCTCTTCCGCCAAGCCTATGACGGAGAAGGCTTCGTGCGCTGGTTCGGCCCCGGCGCCCTGCCGCAGATCCAGCATTCGCTCTACACCAACAACTGCGACCTGGGCTTCGAGCTGGCCCCGGGCGGCCGGCGGCTCATCGTGGTCTCCTGCCTCGACAACCTCATGAAAGGCGCCGCGGGCCAGGCCCTGCAGAACATGAACGTCATGTGCGGCTTCTCCGAGGACGAAGGCCTGCGATGA
- the argB gene encoding acetylglutamate kinase, with protein sequence MRLVVKIGGAAIDDDQTLKACARSVAGLAGLGHQVLVVHGGGAALTRLLVRLGKQARFIDGLRVTDAETRDAALMVLAGSVNKRLVAAILAEGRPALGFCGGDGAAFRARRKTHLGGDLGFVGEITDVDPRWIEALWAAGAVPVISTLALGPDFEYYNVNADQMAAAAAAGCKADALVFLTDVAGVKGPDGAVIASLATAQIPGLVAAGVIKGGMLPKLQACQDALKGGVSRVRILPSARAESLPGLPGGAVKDGTEVRLS encoded by the coding sequence ATGAGGCTCGTCGTCAAGATCGGCGGGGCGGCCATCGACGACGACCAGACCCTCAAGGCCTGCGCGCGCTCCGTCGCCGGCCTCGCGGGCCTCGGCCACCAGGTCCTGGTGGTGCACGGCGGAGGAGCCGCCCTGACCCGCCTGCTCGTCCGGCTGGGCAAGCAGGCCCGGTTCATCGACGGCCTGCGCGTGACCGACGCCGAGACGCGCGACGCGGCGCTCATGGTCCTGGCCGGCAGCGTCAACAAGCGCCTGGTGGCGGCCATCCTGGCCGAAGGCCGTCCCGCGCTCGGCTTCTGCGGCGGCGACGGCGCCGCCTTCCGGGCGCGCCGCAAGACCCATCTGGGCGGGGACCTGGGCTTCGTCGGCGAGATCACGGACGTGGACCCGCGCTGGATCGAGGCGCTCTGGGCCGCGGGCGCCGTCCCGGTCATCAGCACCCTGGCCCTGGGCCCGGATTTCGAGTACTACAACGTCAACGCGGACCAGATGGCCGCGGCCGCGGCCGCGGGCTGCAAGGCCGACGCCTTGGTCTTCCTCACCGACGTGGCGGGAGTCAAGGGCCCCGACGGCGCGGTCATCGCCTCTCTGGCCACGGCGCAGATCCCCGGCCTGGTGGCGGCCGGCGTCATCAAGGGCGGCATGCTGCCCAAGCTGCAGGCCTGCCAGGACGCGCTCAAGGGCGGCGTGAGCCGGGTGCGCATCCTCCCCTCGGCGCGGGCGGAGTCTTTGCCCGGCCTGCCCGGGGGAGCCGTCAAGGACGGCACGGAGGTCAGGCTCTCATGA
- a CDS encoding aspartate aminotransferase family protein yields the protein MTLASLQKAEKKHLIQTYDRYPAALSRGEGAYLYGPGGKRYLDFLSGIGVMALGYSHPAVTRVIREQAARLVHCSNLFYTPFQAELARRLTKLSGLDRAFFCNSGSEAIEGAFKFARAYARARGKDKRVRFLALEHSFHGRTMGAVAATHTAKYREPFAPVMPGVSFVRRNDIKDLRRKFDAKVCAVCIETVQGEGGIHPLSKQFLKEARRLTRKSGALLICDEIQCGLGRTGKMFAYQHYGLKPDLVTVAKPLACGLPLGAILATDQAARAITPGMHGTTFGGGPLACAAALAVLDVLESKGFLARIVEQGDYFMSRLRDLARRHESVKEARGLGLMLALELKDEDKAKEVHKRLLAEGIIINRTHGTTLRFLPPYIVTRRQIDQVAEALDEAL from the coding sequence ATGACATTGGCGTCCTTGCAGAAGGCCGAGAAGAAGCACCTCATCCAGACCTATGACCGCTACCCGGCCGCCCTCTCGCGCGGCGAAGGGGCCTATCTCTACGGTCCCGGCGGCAAGCGCTACCTTGATTTCTTGAGCGGCATCGGCGTGATGGCCTTGGGCTACTCGCACCCCGCCGTCACCCGCGTCATCCGCGAGCAGGCCGCGCGCCTGGTGCACTGCTCCAACCTCTTCTACACCCCCTTCCAGGCCGAGCTGGCCCGCAGGCTGACCAAGCTCAGCGGCCTGGACCGCGCCTTCTTCTGCAACAGCGGCAGCGAGGCCATCGAGGGCGCCTTCAAGTTCGCCCGGGCCTATGCGCGCGCGCGCGGCAAGGACAAGCGCGTGCGCTTCCTGGCTTTGGAGCACTCCTTCCACGGCCGCACCATGGGAGCCGTGGCCGCGACCCACACGGCCAAGTACCGCGAGCCCTTCGCTCCGGTGATGCCGGGAGTGAGCTTCGTGCGCAGAAACGACATCAAGGACCTGCGCAGGAAGTTCGACGCGAAGGTCTGCGCGGTGTGCATCGAGACCGTGCAGGGCGAAGGCGGCATCCATCCCCTCTCCAAGCAATTCCTCAAGGAGGCCCGGCGCCTGACCCGCAAGAGCGGCGCCTTGCTCATCTGCGACGAGATCCAGTGCGGGCTGGGCCGCACCGGCAAGATGTTCGCCTACCAGCACTACGGCCTCAAGCCCGACCTGGTCACCGTGGCCAAGCCCCTGGCCTGCGGCCTGCCTTTGGGCGCGATCCTGGCCACGGACCAGGCGGCCCGCGCCATCACCCCGGGGATGCACGGGACCACCTTCGGCGGCGGCCCCTTGGCCTGCGCCGCGGCCTTGGCCGTGCTCGACGTGCTTGAGTCCAAGGGCTTCCTGGCGCGCATCGTCGAGCAAGGAGACTATTTCATGTCCCGCCTACGGGACCTCGCGCGGCGGCATGAGAGCGTCAAAGAAGCCCGCGGCCTGGGACTGATGCTGGCTTTGGAGCTCAAGGACGAGGACAAGGCCAAGGAGGTCCACAAGCGCCTGCTGGCCGAGGGCATCATCATCAACCGCACCCACGGCACCACTCTGCGCTTCCTGCCCCCCTACATCGTCACGCGCAGGCAGATCGACCAGGTGGCGGAGGCCCTCGATGAAGCTCTCTAG
- a CDS encoding GNAT family N-acetyltransferase, producing the protein MKLSRPECVRVRKAVLPDAGAIHGLIFEYARDHNLLARTLPEICENIRDFTVAEDGKGIMGCGALHFYGMHLGEVRSIAVWPRYRRRGIGGMIIDALLAEADQHRLPCVCLFTRIPVFFKALGFAEVDRGRLPDKIYKDCKDCRRRDECDEVAMIRGRLPSLVRFELDEKRPARRSLSRI; encoded by the coding sequence ATGAAGCTCTCTAGGCCCGAATGCGTGCGCGTGCGCAAGGCCGTGCTGCCCGACGCCGGGGCCATCCACGGGCTCATCTTCGAGTACGCCCGCGACCACAACCTCCTGGCCCGGACCTTGCCCGAGATCTGCGAGAACATCCGCGACTTCACCGTGGCGGAGGACGGCAAGGGCATCATGGGCTGCGGCGCCCTGCATTTCTACGGGATGCACCTGGGCGAAGTGCGCTCCATCGCGGTCTGGCCCCGCTACCGCAGGCGCGGCATCGGCGGCATGATCATAGACGCCCTCCTGGCCGAGGCGGACCAGCATCGCCTGCCCTGCGTCTGCCTGTTCACCCGCATCCCCGTCTTCTTCAAGGCCCTGGGATTTGCCGAGGTGGACCGCGGGCGCCTGCCCGACAAGATCTACAAGGACTGCAAGGACTGCCGCCGGCGCGACGAGTGCGACGAGGTGGCCATGATCCGCGGCCGCCTGCCCAGCCTGGTCCGTTTCGAGCTCGACGAGAAGCGGCCCGCGCGGCGCAGCCTCTCGCGCATATGA
- the argJ gene encoding bifunctional glutamate N-acetyltransferase/amino-acid acetyltransferase ArgJ produces the protein MILRGPKEPVFLPQGFRFATATAGIKASGKPDLALAEAPQCAAAAAVFTRNRAAAAPVSVGRENLRASRGRLRAVLVNSGNANAGTGQAGLKAARSCCEALAERLGVAPRAVLPSSTGIIGVPLPAAKIVAAVPALVRGLASGESALRAFGRGIMTTDLRPKLASASFQVRGKTVSIAGVVKGAGMIHPNMATMLCYVFTDAAACPEELSAHLKAAVDLSFNAISVDGDTSTNDTVVLLASGRGGVTLAEPGARQPFRAALQAVCRSLAEQIVRDGEGAGHLVRLQIRGAKTTDEARAAGRQIANSPLVKTAWAGCDPNWGRMFAMLGNTGFPFDPAKASMAIGPHKVFAHGKALSFDRKAAHKLMQGPEYAIRVELGRGKAALEFLTCDLTEEYIRINAEYST, from the coding sequence ATGATCCTGCGCGGTCCCAAAGAGCCGGTCTTCCTGCCTCAGGGCTTCCGCTTCGCCACCGCCACGGCCGGGATCAAGGCGAGCGGCAAGCCGGACCTGGCTTTGGCCGAGGCCCCGCAATGCGCTGCGGCCGCGGCCGTGTTCACGCGCAACCGCGCGGCCGCCGCCCCCGTGTCGGTCGGCCGCGAGAACCTCAGAGCCTCCCGCGGCCGCCTGCGCGCGGTCCTGGTCAACTCCGGCAACGCCAACGCGGGCACCGGCCAGGCCGGCCTGAAGGCGGCCCGCTCCTGCTGCGAGGCTCTAGCCGAGCGCCTGGGCGTCGCGCCGCGCGCCGTCCTGCCCTCTTCAACGGGGATCATCGGCGTGCCCCTGCCGGCCGCAAAGATCGTAGCGGCCGTGCCGGCCTTGGTGCGCGGCCTGGCCTCGGGTGAATCAGCCCTGCGCGCTTTCGGCCGGGGCATCATGACCACGGATCTGCGGCCCAAGCTGGCCTCGGCCTCGTTCCAGGTCCGCGGCAAGACGGTCAGCATCGCCGGAGTGGTCAAAGGCGCGGGCATGATCCACCCGAACATGGCCACCATGCTCTGCTACGTGTTCACAGACGCCGCGGCCTGCCCCGAGGAGCTGAGCGCTCATCTCAAGGCCGCCGTGGACCTCAGCTTCAACGCCATCTCGGTGGACGGCGACACCTCCACCAACGACACGGTGGTCCTGCTCGCCTCTGGCCGCGGCGGCGTCACCTTGGCGGAGCCGGGAGCGCGCCAGCCCTTCCGCGCGGCCCTGCAGGCGGTCTGCCGCTCCTTGGCCGAGCAGATCGTGCGCGACGGAGAGGGCGCCGGGCACCTGGTGCGCCTTCAGATCCGCGGCGCGAAGACCACGGACGAAGCCCGGGCCGCGGGCCGCCAGATCGCGAATTCCCCCTTGGTCAAGACCGCCTGGGCCGGCTGCGACCCGAACTGGGGGCGGATGTTCGCCATGCTGGGCAACACCGGCTTCCCCTTCGACCCGGCCAAGGCCAGCATGGCCATCGGCCCGCACAAGGTCTTCGCGCACGGCAAGGCTTTGTCCTTCGACCGCAAGGCGGCCCACAAGCTCATGCAGGGCCCGGAGTACGCCATCCGCGTCGAGCTGGGGCGGGGCAAGGCGGCCCTGGAGTTCCTGACCTGCGACCTCACCGAGGAGTACATCCGCATCAACGCGGAATACTCCACCTGA
- a CDS encoding divergent polysaccharide deacetylase family protein — MSNSVEFGDTILNSLLCLLLFASLPASGAQPATSPGAQPQAARPSAPKIAVVLDDFGLTYKPNVKDEAWMAVKWPVTFAVMPESPRTKEAAKATKAAGHELIIHFPFDPFLSLDLPKDRVSDADLAKVRKLLDKSFRDIPGAVGLNNHRSLKATKNRPLMKAFMADLRSKGVYFLDSHVSPKSVAGDEARAAGLRVAVNQMFLESPPHYNNKPFCQKILRRVAAMARKRGSAVVIGHHYFPGTYECLTEEVPKLQAEGFEFVFASDLAK; from the coding sequence ATGAGCAATAGCGTCGAGTTCGGGGACACAATACTTAATTCGTTGCTGTGCCTGCTTCTCTTCGCGTCCCTTCCGGCGAGCGGAGCACAGCCTGCGACTTCACCTGGGGCGCAGCCCCAGGCGGCGCGCCCTAGCGCGCCGAAGATCGCCGTGGTGCTGGATGATTTTGGCCTGACCTACAAGCCCAACGTCAAGGATGAGGCTTGGATGGCCGTGAAGTGGCCCGTGACCTTCGCGGTGATGCCGGAATCGCCGCGCACCAAGGAGGCGGCCAAGGCCACCAAGGCCGCCGGCCACGAGTTGATCATCCACTTCCCGTTCGACCCGTTCCTGAGCCTCGACCTGCCCAAGGACCGCGTGTCGGATGCGGATCTGGCCAAAGTGCGCAAGCTGCTGGACAAGAGCTTCAGGGATATCCCGGGCGCGGTGGGCTTGAACAACCATCGCTCATTGAAGGCGACCAAGAACCGCCCTCTGATGAAAGCCTTCATGGCAGACCTCAGATCAAAAGGGGTCTATTTCCTGGACAGTCACGTCTCGCCCAAGAGCGTGGCCGGCGACGAGGCACGCGCGGCCGGCCTGCGCGTGGCGGTCAACCAGATGTTCCTGGAGTCTCCGCCGCACTACAACAACAAGCCGTTCTGCCAGAAGATACTGCGCCGGGTGGCGGCCATGGCCCGCAAGCGGGGCTCGGCCGTGGTCATCGGGCACCACTACTTCCCGGGCACCTACGAGTGCCTGACCGAAGAGGTTCCGAAGCTCCAGGCCGAGGGCTTCGAGTTCGTCTTCGCCTCCGACCTGGCGAAATAG
- a CDS encoding ABC transporter ATP-binding protein, with the protein MIEIRGLVKRFGDLTAVDRLDLTVAAGEIFGFLGPNGAGKTTTVKLITGLLKPDAGSVRVAGFDVASQTLQAKGVLGLVPDEPFVYPKLSGAEYLRFIGELYGVPLSEQRRRIPELLAMFELTDWGGELLEAYSHGMRQKLVIAGVLLHEPKVLVLDEPIVGLDPKSARMVKELLLTLARRGTTVFMCTHILEIAEKLCARVGIMISGRLAALGTVDELRAQAKGGQGPGLEDVFLSLTGGHEYASLLKHL; encoded by the coding sequence TTGATAGAGATCCGAGGTCTGGTCAAGCGCTTCGGCGATCTGACCGCGGTGGACCGTCTCGACCTCACGGTCGCCGCCGGGGAGATCTTCGGCTTCCTGGGCCCCAACGGGGCCGGCAAGACCACCACGGTCAAGCTCATCACGGGGCTGCTCAAGCCCGACGCCGGCTCGGTCCGGGTGGCGGGCTTCGACGTGGCCAGCCAGACTCTCCAGGCCAAAGGCGTCCTGGGCCTGGTCCCGGACGAGCCCTTCGTCTATCCCAAGCTCTCCGGCGCGGAGTACCTGCGCTTCATCGGCGAGCTCTACGGAGTGCCGCTGTCCGAGCAGCGCCGGCGCATACCGGAGCTCCTGGCCATGTTCGAGCTCACGGATTGGGGCGGGGAGCTCCTGGAAGCCTATTCCCACGGCATGCGCCAGAAGCTCGTCATCGCCGGCGTCCTGCTGCACGAGCCCAAGGTCCTGGTGCTCGACGAGCCCATCGTGGGCTTGGACCCCAAGAGCGCCCGCATGGTCAAGGAGCTCCTGCTGACCTTGGCCCGGCGCGGGACCACGGTGTTCATGTGCACCCATATCCTGGAGATCGCGGAGAAGCTCTGCGCCCGCGTGGGCATCATGATCTCCGGCCGCCTCGCGGCGCTGGGCACCGTGGACGAACTGCGGGCCCAAGCCAAGGGGGGCCAGGGCCCGGGCCTGGAGGACGTGTTCCTGAGCCTCACCGGCGGCCACGAGTACGCCTCTCTCCTGAAGCACCTTTAG
- a CDS encoding PfkB family carbohydrate kinase → MDSILVVGSVALDSVKTLWGESQEALGGSAVYFSLAARHFARVTVVGVIGKDFPKEHRHMLAEKGIDLSGLKELPGKTFRWVGKFGRDLSDAKTLATHLNVFAKFKPKLTPAQKKSRVVFLANIDPDLQVSVLDQMQSPALVACDTMNYWILSKPDALRRLLSRVHIFFVNEEEAKQLSRQPTALGAARAISHWGPKVVVVKKGEHGALMKVADRFYAFPAYPVESIKDPTGAGDTFAGGFMGYLTSARDYDDIGNLKRAVIYGTALASFNVEDFSTRRLENLQRAALQARFDEFVDALQVPNGPSRARVSLLLEARR, encoded by the coding sequence ATGGATTCCATCTTGGTGGTCGGCTCGGTGGCGCTTGATTCGGTCAAGACCCTTTGGGGGGAGAGCCAGGAGGCTCTGGGCGGCTCGGCCGTCTACTTCTCTTTGGCCGCCCGGCATTTCGCGCGGGTGACGGTCGTCGGCGTCATCGGCAAGGACTTCCCCAAGGAGCACCGCCACATGCTGGCCGAGAAGGGCATCGACCTCTCGGGCCTCAAGGAGCTGCCGGGCAAGACCTTCCGCTGGGTGGGCAAGTTCGGCCGCGACCTCTCCGACGCCAAGACCTTGGCCACGCATCTCAACGTCTTCGCCAAGTTCAAGCCCAAGCTCACGCCGGCGCAGAAGAAGTCCCGGGTCGTGTTCCTGGCCAACATCGACCCGGACCTGCAGGTCAGCGTGCTCGACCAGATGCAGAGCCCCGCTTTGGTCGCTTGCGACACCATGAACTACTGGATCCTGTCCAAGCCCGACGCCCTGCGGCGCCTGCTCTCGCGGGTGCACATCTTCTTCGTCAACGAGGAGGAGGCCAAGCAGCTCTCCCGGCAGCCCACGGCCCTGGGCGCGGCGCGCGCCATCTCGCACTGGGGACCCAAGGTGGTGGTGGTCAAGAAGGGCGAGCACGGCGCGCTCATGAAGGTCGCGGACCGCTTCTACGCGTTCCCGGCCTATCCCGTGGAATCCATCAAGGACCCCACGGGCGCGGGCGACACCTTCGCGGGCGGCTTCATGGGCTATCTGACCTCGGCCCGCGACTACGACGACATCGGCAACCTCAAGCGCGCCGTGATCTACGGCACGGCTTTGGCCTCCTTCAATGTGGAGGACTTCAGCACCCGGCGCCTGGAGAACCTCCAGCGCGCGGCCCTGCAGGCGCGCTTCGACGAGTTCGTCGACGCGCTGCAGGTCCCCAACGGGCCTTCCCGGGCCCGAGTTTCGCTGCTTCTGGAAGCGCGGCGCTAG
- a CDS encoding SurA N-terminal domain-containing protein has translation MIGFLNRYRRALFIATVTVFLLGTFVGLGGYLFTSRDMTEAVASVGSVKIPYKGYRSRVDQYVDALRNRNGEVSDAAVKEIKVNILRDMIVDEMLLVKADEMGITITDSELARDIRGTPAFQSGGEFSPESYFRAVRGAFHDTPAGYEAMRRRSLVAGRLKQLIFQAAKLTPGELEASYVKDRDAAAKDFQKASAQRHKDPEAAKLTPAEFKDRYFKQRKDAVAAQAQQMRALELINFFLRQVNSQVEVKSFLEQRESGT, from the coding sequence ATGATAGGATTTTTGAACCGTTACCGCCGGGCCCTGTTCATCGCGACCGTGACGGTGTTCCTCCTGGGAACCTTCGTGGGACTGGGCGGCTACCTTTTCACCAGCCGGGATATGACCGAGGCCGTGGCATCGGTGGGCTCCGTGAAGATCCCTTACAAGGGCTACCGGTCCCGCGTCGACCAATACGTCGACGCCCTGCGCAACCGCAACGGTGAGGTCTCGGACGCCGCCGTGAAGGAGATCAAGGTCAACATCCTGCGGGACATGATCGTCGACGAGATGCTCCTGGTCAAGGCCGACGAGATGGGCATCACGATCACGGACTCGGAGCTGGCGCGCGACATCCGCGGCACGCCCGCCTTCCAGTCCGGCGGGGAGTTCAGCCCCGAGTCCTACTTCCGCGCGGTGCGCGGCGCTTTCCACGACACCCCGGCGGGCTACGAGGCGATGCGGCGGCGCAGCCTGGTGGCCGGCCGCCTCAAGCAGCTCATCTTCCAGGCCGCCAAGCTCACCCCCGGCGAGCTGGAGGCCTCCTACGTCAAGGACCGGGACGCTGCCGCGAAGGACTTCCAGAAGGCCTCGGCGCAGCGCCACAAGGACCCCGAGGCCGCCAAGCTCACCCCCGCCGAGTTCAAGGACCGCTACTTCAAGCAGCGCAAGGACGCCGTCGCGGCCCAGGCCCAGCAGATGCGGGCCCTCGAGCTCATCAATTTCTTCCTGCGCCAGGTGAACTCCCAGGTCGAGGTCAAGTCCTTCCTCGAACAGCGGGAGAGCGGGACTTGA
- a CDS encoding polymer-forming cytoskeletal protein, giving the protein MFDSRKAGRFDGNESMTLIGEEAYVHGQLAAKGSLRVEGSVEGDITDAVSVEIGKKGRVKGNVAAETVSVAGELEGDVVASRTVEILAAARLTGNIRTPNLRVEDGAFFDGTCAMRGAAAPAAAPVEGGSAA; this is encoded by the coding sequence ATGTTCGATTCCCGGAAGGCGGGCCGGTTCGACGGCAACGAGTCCATGACTTTGATCGGCGAGGAGGCCTACGTCCACGGCCAGCTCGCGGCCAAGGGCTCCCTGCGCGTGGAGGGCTCCGTGGAGGGCGACATCACGGACGCGGTGTCCGTGGAGATCGGCAAGAAGGGCCGGGTGAAGGGCAACGTGGCCGCGGAGACGGTCTCCGTCGCGGGCGAGCTCGAGGGCGACGTCGTCGCTTCCCGGACCGTTGAGATACTGGCGGCGGCGCGCCTCACCGGCAACATCCGCACCCCGAACCTGCGCGTCGAGGACGGGGCTTTCTTCGATGGGACCTGCGCCATGCGCGGCGCGGCTGCGCCCGCGGCCGCGCCGGTCGAGGGGGGGAGCGCCGCATGA